A window of Rosa rugosa chromosome 7, drRosRugo1.1, whole genome shotgun sequence genomic DNA:
GGTTTGATACATACTTAAATCTATGGCAGTTcaactgataaaaaaaaagatagaaatgCATAAATAAAGACACCTTAGGAATCATGCGCAACTGTCCACACGTCAAAACATTTCGCTTCTTCAACTTCTCCTCTAAAACGTGTCCAATTCCTAGAAGCATCTTGATGGGAAGTTCATAAAAATAATCATGCCCCTAATATAAAAACCATACAATTTAAGTAAGCCAGACTGCACATAATATTCATGATGACAAGCACAACAGTTGCAATAAACTACATTTCAAAATGCATACCCTTTTGGGAGGAATGTTGCATTGACCATCTGGTTTAGCAGTTCTTGTTGTAAGGCGAGCCATGAGCATATTTCTAGCTATGCCAGCACTTGCAATGCATCCAGTAGTCTCAAAGATCTCTTGTATTATAATTGAGGCTAACATATCCATATCTACCCCTTCCAAGTATGTGACATCTAAAAATGCTTCGTCACAGCTTACCGCCTAAATTCAACAACATGCATATTAACAAAAACTCAACTGAAGAAGTAAGTattaaaaagataaataaaattgGTTTCCAAAAGCGTACTTGTACTTTTCTGCAGTGCTTATGCAGAATGTCATAGAACTGATTAGCTACCTGCACAATAGATCATATGACACATAGAAATCCACTAAACTTGCTAAAGTAAGGATATAAGAAACGAAGAAGATAACTAGCAGCAATTTAAAGCATAAGACAATGATGTCCTCTGATAACCTACCTCCTCATACGCTTCAAAATCATAAGGAAGAATGACAAGGTGTGGACAAAGAGCCTTAGCATCTCTAACAAACATCGCAGCCCTCACTCCTGAAAATACACATTAAAAAGACTTTTAACCACACATGACACACCCAGTGGAAACAAAAGAATGAtcgacagaaaaaaaaaaaaaaaaaaaactgcaatgAAAAATTGTTACCAAAACAAACCATAATCTCGAGTAGGGAAGTTTGCAGATGAAATTCAGCAGTGCCCTTTGGATTATCAGAATGACA
This region includes:
- the LOC133721191 gene encoding DNA repair protein REV1-like isoform X1, with amino-acid sequence MIRYLKPLKDFFFVSVVIRQHPELKDRPIAVCHSDNPKGTAEFHLQTSLLEIMVCFGVRAAMFVRDAKALCPHLVILPYDFEAYEEVANQFYDILHKHCRKVQAVSCDEAFLDVTYLEGVDMDMLASIIIQEIFETTGCIASAGIARNMLMARLTTRTAKPDGQCNIPPKRGHDYFYELPIKMLLGIGHVLEEKLKKRNVLTCGQLRMIPKPCNVVSSSYFYAGGCVWLARISLAILCSTFGITCF
- the LOC133721191 gene encoding DNA repair protein REV1-like isoform X2, whose amino-acid sequence is MIRYLKPLKDFFFVSVVIRQHPELKDRPIAVCHSDNPKGTAEFHLQTSLLEIMVCFGVRAAMFVRDAKALCPHLVILPYDFEAYEEVANQFYDILHKHCRKVQAVSCDEAFLDVTYLEGVDMDMLASIIIQEIFETTGCIASAGIARNMLMARLTTRTAKPDGQCNIPPKRGHDYFYELPIKMLLGIGHVLEEKLKKRNVLTCGQLRMIPKPCNVVSSSYFYAGGCVWLARISLAILCSTFECF
- the LOC133721191 gene encoding DNA repair protein REV1-like isoform X3 yields the protein MIRYLKPLKDFFFVSVVIRQHPELKDRPIAVCHSDNPKGTAEFHLQTSLLEIMVCFGVRAAMFVRDAKALCPHLVILPYDFEAYEEVANQFYDILHKHCRKVQAVSCDEAFLDVTYLEGVDMDMLASIIIQEIFETTGCIASAGIARNMLMARLTTRTAKPDGQCNIPPKRGHDYFYELPIKMLLGIGHVLEEKLKKRNVLTCGQLRMIPKPCNVVSSSYFYAGGCVWYYLFLMV